The Impatiens glandulifera chromosome 3, dImpGla2.1, whole genome shotgun sequence genome contains a region encoding:
- the LOC124929889 gene encoding uncharacterized protein LOC124929889: MADHKEGGIVNKGHEDGTKLASSLLEEFGLPAGLLPLADVIEVGFVRATGYMWIVQKKKVEHNFKLISKLVSYDSEITGFINKNRIKKLKGVKARELMLWPPVSEITLDEPPTGKIHFKSLAGITKTFPVEAFAADQ; this comes from the coding sequence atggCAGATCACAAAGAAGGAGGAATTGTGAACAAGGGTCATGAGGATGGAACTAAACTAGCATCATCCCTTCTCGAGGAATTCGGTCTCCCAGCTGGACTCCTCCCATTGGCCGATGTAATCGAGGTTGGATTTGTTCGAGCCACCGGTTACATGTGGATTGTTCAAAAGAAGAAAGTGGAGCATAATTTCAAGTTGATAAGCAAACTAGTGAGTTATGATAGTGAAATCACGGGATTCATTAATAAAAACCgtataaaaaaactcaaaggTGTGAAGGCTAGGGAACTTATGCTCTGGCCACCGGTCAGTGAGATAACCCTCGATGAACCACCAACCGGAAAGATTCACTTCAAGAGTCTCGCTGGTATCACCAAAACCTTCCCCGTCGAGGCTTTTGCAGCTGATCAGTGA
- the LOC124932378 gene encoding low-temperature-induced cysteine proteinase-like yields MATNFSIIFLILVSFSFPCLSLDHHPKPNEDDQFSKLFQEWKEKHGKVYEYGSEEEEKRFRYFKNNLNYIMERKSRKGDREEHKVGMNKFADLSNLEFREIYLSKMNKPLKKKMMSRHVESCDAPSSMDWRKHGVVTAVKDQGRCGSCWSFSSTGAIEGIHAIMTGNLISLSAQELVDCDKINYGCNGGYMDYAYEWVVRNGGIDSESDYPYTGIDDTCNTKQNEKVATIEGYKDVNQNEKSLLCAVANQPVSVAIDGSAIDFQLYTDGIYDGDCLGNPSYIDHAVLIVGYGSKGDEDYWIVKNSWGSDWGMDGYVYIRRNTTKTYGVCAINAAASYPTLETSPYPSPVAPPPPPPPPPPPPPPSPSACGKFAYCSAKETCCCIYELFNYCLFYGCCEYENGVCCTGFGTGVDFCCPSDYPVCNLQDRICLKNEGDYLGMEGKKCRVAKHKLPWVETSDEDIDTMAM; encoded by the exons ATGGCTACCAACTTCTCTatcattttcttgatcttggTTTCATTTTCATTCCCCTGTTTAAGTCTTGATCATCATCCTAAACCTAACGAAGATGATCAATTCTCCAAACTCTTCCAGGAATGGAAGGAGAAGCATGGGAAAGTTTACGAGTATGGatcggaagaagaagaaaagaggtTTCGGTATTTCAAGAACAACTTGAACTATATAATGGAGAGGAAATCAAGAAAAGGTGATAGGGAAGAACACAAGGTGGGGATGAACAAATTTGCTGATTTGAGCAATCTGGAGTTTAGAGAAATCTATTTGTCAAAGATGAACAAGcctttgaagaagaagatgatgagcCGCCATGTTGAAAGTTGTGATGCTCCATCTTCCATGGATTGGAGAAAGCATGGCGTAGTTACAGCCGTTAAGGACCAAGGCAGATGtg GAAGTTGTTGGTCTTTCTCTTCAACCGGAGCCATTGAAGGAATTCATGCAATTATGACTGGAAATCTCATAAGTCTCTCTGCTCAAGAACTCGTGGACTGCGACAAAATTAACTATGGTTGTAACGGAGGATATATGGATTATGCTTATGAATGGGTTGTTAGAAATGGTGGCATTGACTCTGAATCCGATTACCCTTACACAGGAATAGACGACACTTGCAACACTAAG CAAAACGAGAAGGTGGCGACTATAGAAGGCTATAAAGATGTCAATCAGAATGAGAAATCTCTACTTTGTGCAGTTGCTAACCAACCCGTAAGTGTTGCCATAGATGGAAGTGCCATTGATTTCCAACTCTACACCGAT GGTATCTACGATGGTGATTGTTTGGGTAACCCTAGTTACATAGATCATGCTGTTCTTATAGTAGGCTATGGATCTAAAGGAGATGAAGATTATTGGATTGTAAAAAACTCATGGGGAAGTGATTGGGGAATGGACGGTTATGTCTATATAAGAAGAAACACAACAAAAACATACGGTGTTTGTGCTATTAATGCAGCGGCTTCTTACCCAACATTGGAAACTTCTCCATACCCTTCTCCGGTTGCTCCGccacctccaccaccacctcctcctcctccgccaCCACCATCGCCGTCTGCTTGTGGGAAATTCGCTTACTGCTCGGCTAAAGAGACATGTTGTTGCATAtatgagttatttaattattgctTATTTTATGGATGTTGTGAATATGAGAATGGTGTTTGTTGCACTGGATTTGGGACTGGAGTGGATTTTTGTTGCCCTAGTGATTACCCGGTTTGTAATCTTCAAGACAGAATCTGCCTCAAG AATGAAGGAGACTATTTGGGCATGGAGGGGAAGAAATGTAGAGTGGCAAAGCATAAGCTTCCATGGGTCGAGACAAGTGATGAGGATATCGACACGATGGCTATGTAA
- the LOC124932113 gene encoding uncharacterized protein LOC124932113: MAADHSSSRWYLACTKLRFYSRIRRFLRIKVSKKQRLPSDLYEPSRITDSIEKDKKEVAAAGRLQMAVKSLHFGSWEEKEAAAREIQRLAAGEYLTVPRRLMAEELGVVPPLVDMAGSEVVQRRRVAVQALAQLAKGSYKNKVLILEADILSKGPENVTILDETTIYEYAELIFSLLSVANLQLSLDATKIVTFLVAVLNSKLSDRTEDICLSILCNLSTKLDYASNLVSYGAIEVILELSRTKRTSEKALVALGNLSVTLVGKHALESNPTVPGVFIEILTWENEPKCQEFALYVLMILANRSSIQRRKMTELEIVPRLLEVALLGSTLAQKRAMKLLQWFKDERQARICPHSGPQARMNVFGSPVSPRMVDEGRRLMRKMVKESLDKNMETITRRASGVDQNTNSSLKMLVLSSSSKSLPY; encoded by the exons ATGGCTGCTGATCATTCTTCTTCTCGATGGTATCTCGCCTGCACGAAGCTTCGATTCTATTCTCGAATCCGAAGGTTCCTAAGAATAAAAGTTTCTAAGAAGCAACGGCTGCCGTCTGATCTTTATGAACCGTCAAGAATTACGGATTCAATTGAGAAGGATAAAAAAGAAGTGGCGGCTGCAGGGCGGCTGCAGATGGCGGTGAAGAGTCTACACTTTGGGAGCTGGGAAGAGAAAGAGGCGGCGGCGCGTGAGATTCAGAGGTTGGCGGCCGGAGAATATTTGACAGTACCTAGGCGATTGATGGCAGAAGAGCTTGGCGTCGTGCCGCCGTTGGTGGATATGGCTGGGTCCGAGGTTGTTCAACGGCGGCGCGTGGCCGTTCAGGCTTTGGCTCAGCTAGCTAAAGGAAGTTACAA gaataaagttttaattttggAGGCGGATATATTATCGAAAGGTCCAGAAAATGTCACAATATTAGATGAGACGACAATTTATGAATATGCGGAACTTATATTTTCTCTATTGTCGGTCGCTAATTTACAGCTCTCACTCGACGCAACAAAGATTGTCACTTTTCTAGTTGCGGTTCTCAATTCCAAATTAAGCGACCGAACCGAGGACATTTGCTTAAGCATATTGTGCAATCTCTCCACCAAACTAGACTATGCTAGTAATCTAGTTTCATATGGAGCAATTGAGGTCATATTAGAACTTTCTAGAACTAAAAGAACCTCGGAAAAAGCCTTAGTCGCATTAGGCAACTTATCAGTCACACTAGTAGGAAAACATGCCCTTGAAAGTAATCCAACCGTTCCGGGAGTATTCATTGAGATCTTGACATGGGAAAATGAACCAAAGTGCCAAGAATTTGCCCTATATGTTTTGATGATTTTGGCTAACCGAAGCTCTATCCAAAGGCGAAAAATGACCGAGTTAGAGATAGTTCCTCGTTTATTGGAGGTGGCATTGTTGGGTAGCACTTTGGCCCAAAAACGGGCAATGAAATTGTTGCAATGGTTTAAGGATGAAAGACAAGCAAGAATTTGTCCGCATTCTGGACCTCAAGCACGTATGAATGTGTTTGGATCGCCAGTTAGTCCAAGGATGGTTGATGAAGGGAGAAGATTGATGAGAAAGATGGTAAAAGAGAGTCTCGATAAGAATATGGAGACGATAACTAGACGAGCTTCGGGTGTTGATCAGAATACTAATTCGTCGCTCAAAATGTTAGTATTGAGCTCGAGTTCTAAGAGCTTACCTTACTAG